In Astatotilapia calliptera chromosome 20, fAstCal1.2, whole genome shotgun sequence, one genomic interval encodes:
- the LOC113013947 gene encoding kelch repeat and BTB domain-containing protein 12-like, whose protein sequence is MDAEVLHSAQAEHGSLLLRQLERMRTTKELTDVVLLAEGIPFHCHKVVLSAFSPYFQAMFTCGLKETHGGEIPLRDTSAQSLRLLLDYMYCGELPLTNNNIQGVAVAAFLLHVDGGFRLCQSHMEACMDPSNCVGLYHWARNLGATSLADCALRYLCQHFSQVCEEEEVLELNAQSLGELLGLDDLNVSQEEVVLELVLRWVEKYRGDSEREAQAVELLRHVRLELVDPGFLCKARRRNPVLLRDTECFGMIDAVLQTSGLCEAAAPPRRALRYGMETTDLLLCLGGVNKEGVPARRGGLADLSFCFDPHARKTYYIPSPLRGCSIVGQITAGAVSRENIIVVAVEAEDQHRTKGVDIYRYDSSEENSWGKLCSAAYRDMYALGLIGDALYLIGGQMKVRNHYVITDSMERWSLKRGGSWLSFAPLPLPLASHFVVTLKEHLYVLGGWTPQDHPDDEPDKLSNRVFQFDPGKDRWTECASMKYSRYRCGSAVLNGEIYVLGGIGCDGEDRGQSRRCLSSVEIYNPDTDTWRPGPTVPTSLLSLRTNASNVGVVDGKLYLCGYYKGAGRHEIITKELLELDPADNVWTVVERRAAMHDSYDVCLVANLNPRDLFTP, encoded by the exons ATGGATGCTGAGGTGCTGCACTCTGCTCAAGCAGAGCATGGCTCACTTTTGCTAAGGCAGCTAGAGAGGATGAGAACAACTAAGGAGCTCACTGACGTGGTGCTGCTAGCTGAAGGGATCCCCTTCCATTGCCACAAGGTGGTGCTGTCTGCATTCAGTCCTTACTTCCAG GCCATGTTTACATGTGGTCTGAAGGAGACGCACGGAGGAGAAATACCACTCAGAGACACTTCTGCACAAAGCTTAAGGCTGCTGCTGGACTACATGTACTGTGGCGAGCTCCCactaacaaacaacaacatccaGGGAGTGGCCGTTGCTGCCTTTCTGCTACATGTAGACGGAGGCTTCAG GTTGTGCCAGAGTCACATGGAGGCCTGTATGGACCCGTCAAACTGTGTTGGTCTGTACCACTGGGCCAGGAACTTGGGAGCAACTAGCCTCGCTGACTGTGCCTTGCGATATCTTTGTCAACACTTTTCACAG GtttgtgaagaagaagaagtgctaGAGCTGAATGCTCAAAGTCTTGGGGAACTGCTTGGCTTAGATGACCTTAACGTATCACAGGAGGAGGTTGTTTTGGAGCTGGTGCTGCGCTGGGTGGAAAAGTACAGGGGTGACTCAGAAAGGGAAGCCCAGGCTGTGGAGTTGCTCAGGCATGTCCGACTGGAGCTTGTGGATCCTGGATTTCTTTGTAAAGCAAGGAGGAGAAACCCG GTGCTTCTGCGGGATACTGAGTGCTTTGGGATGATTGATGCTGTTCTCCAGACGTCAGGTCTCTGCGAGGCCGCAGCTCCTCCTCGCCGAGCTCTTCGCTATGGCATGGAGACAACAGATTTGCTCCTTTGTTTGGGTGGTGTGAATAAGGAGGGCGTCCCTGCGCGGCGTGGAGGACTTGCTGACCTCAGTTTTTGCTTTGACCCCCATGCTAGGAAGACTTACTACATCCCCTCTCCCCTGAGGGGCTGCAGCATAGTGGGACAGATCACAGCAGGCGCAGTGAGCCGAGAAAACATCATAGTGGTGGCCGTAGAAGCAGAAGACCAACATCGAACGAAGGGGGTTGATATCTACAG GTATGACAGTTCAGAGGAGAACAGCTGGGGGAAGTTGTGCTCAGCAGCTTACAGGGACATGTATGCTTTAGGGCTCATAGGAGATGCTCTCTATTTAATCGGTGGTCAGATGAAAGTGCGTAATCACTACGTCATCACAGACAGCATGGAGCGATGGTCGCTGAAGAGAGGAGGCAGCTGGCTCAGCTTTGCTCCTCTGCCTCTTCCATTAGCCAGTCACTTTGTTGTGACACTGAAGGAGCATCTTTATGTGCTGGGGGGGTGGACACCACAG GATCACCCTGACGACGAGCCTGACAAGCTCAGCAATCGTGTGTTTCAGTTTGACCCCGGCAAAGACAGATGGACAGAGTGTGCCAGCATGAAGTACTCCAGGTACCGCTGTGGGTCAGCTGTACTCAATGGAGAGATCTATGTATTAG GTGGTATAGGATGCGATGGAGAGGACCGTGGGCAATCGCGTCGTTGCCTGAGCTCCGTGGAGATCTACAACCCAGATACAGACACCTGGAGACCAGGACCAACCGTCCCCACATCCCTACTTTCCCTTCGAACGAACGCCTCCAACGTAGGAGTAGTGGATGGAAAGCTCTATCTCTGTGGATACTACAAGGGGGCTG GCCGTCATGAGATCATCACCAAGGAACTTTTGGAATTGGACCCTGCAGACAATGTGTGGACAGTTGTGGAAAGACGAGCAGCCATGCACGACAGCTACGACGTCTGTCTGGTGGCTAATCTTAATCCTCGAGATCTCTTCACACCCTAA
- the LOC113013555 gene encoding bone morphogenetic protein receptor type-2-like, translating to MLVERWWLILALECIMCIYSKPLQQKRRCFFQITESTKHNYRQNKKYTAAGSVSGSVQVCETTDCCVGYYRIINGTPKADILACDRIEKSCPDETCKAQTRINNQFLTCMCNTDLCNGNITWGKEQTSHPYSYFSVVFMKKAVKPLVGILLFMCFWIVVAQWRSCLKKKKKNLQSPSHYHIRPSCSCQMTKTSEIDISQIELQQIVGRGHFATVFQGTYQGSVVAVKFLPAAYEHNFNTEKEIYELLLSKHTSIVNFLGAGRKPDDKSWFIVLQFAEYGSLHSFLSKQTTSWMFSLNLCQSLSQGLSYLHSDLLSHDLHKPPVAHRDLSSSNVLVKADGTCALCDFGCSTILRSCSEPYRRHNQNKNTKCIQLGTLHYMAPEILEGFVNLNESMFLMQGDVYALGLLLWEIWMCCYDLFEGGAAPQHLLPYELELGSNVTLESLMLYVSYMDKRPCIPEHWELLPQGAALRELLEDCWDSDSEARLTAHSVVERITSLQSSYSL from the exons ATGCTAGTAGAAAGGTGGTGGCTGATTTTGGCCTTGG aATGTATTATGTGCATCTACAGCAAGCCCTTACAGCAGAAGAGAAggtgtttttttcaaataacaGAAAGTACAAAGCATAACTACAGGCAGAATAAGAAATACACTGCTGCGGGCAGTGTGAGCGGGTCAGTGCAAGTTTGTGAGACCACGGACTGTTGCGTGGGCTACTACCGGATCATTAACGGCACACCAAAAGCTGACATTCTTG CTTGTGACAGAATTGAAAAGTCATGCCCAGATGAAACCTGCAAGGCACAAACACGCATCAACAATCAATTCTTGACGTGCATGTGCAACACAGACCTCTGCAATGGCAACATTACTTGGGGAAAAGAACAGACTTCACACCCCTACTCTTATTTTTCAG TCGTCTTCATGAAAAAGGCTGTGAAACCTCTGGTTGGGATTTTGCTCTTTATGTGTTTCTGGATCGTTGTTGCTCAATGGAGAAGTtgcctaaaaaagaaaa AGAAGAATCTACAGTCCCCCAGTCATTACCACATCCGACCCTCCTGTTCCTGCCAAATGACAAAAACCTCTGAGATCGACATCAGTCAGATCGAGCTACAGCAG ATTGTGGGCCGAGGGCATTTTGCAACTGTTTTTCAAGGGACATACCAGGGCTCTGTGGTGGCTGTCAAATTTTTACCTGCAGCCTATGAACATAATTTTAACACAGAAAAGGAGATTTATGAGCTACTGCTGTCAAAGCATACTAGCATTGTGAACTTTCTCGGTGCTGGGAGGAAACCAGATGACAAAAGCTGGTTCATCGTGCTGCAGTTTGCTGAATAT GGATCTCTTCATTCCTTTTTGTCAAAACAAACCACGAGCTGGATGTTCTCACTGAACCTGTGCCAGTCGCTATCACAGGGACTTTCCTATCTCCACTCTGACCTTCTCAGCCATG ATTTGCACAAACCTCCTGTGGCCCACAGAGACCTCAGCAGCTCCAACGTGCTGGTGAAGGCGGATGGTACCTGTGCCCTGTGTGATTTTGGATGCTCCACCATTCTGCGTTCTTGTTCAGAGCCTTACCGCAGGCACAAccagaataaaaacacaaag tgTATTCAACTGGGCACGCTGCACTACATGGCTCCTGAGATCCTGGAAGGCTTTGTGAACCTGAACGAAAGCATGTTTCTCATGCAGGGTGACGTTTATGCTTTGGGTCTGCTGCTGTGGGAGATCTGGATGTGCTGCTATGATTTATTTGAAG GCGGAGCTGCACCACAGCATCTTTTGCCATATGAACTAGAGCTGGGAAGCAATGTAACACTGGAGAGCCTCATGCTGTACGTGTCCTATATGGACAAAAGACCCTGTATACCTGAACACTGGGAACTGCTACCACAG GGAGCTGCGCTGAGGGAGCTCCTGGAGGATTGCTGGGACAGTGATTCAGAAGCCCGACTGACAGCTCACAGTGTTGTGGAAAGAATAACCTCTCTTCAGTCTTCTTACTCTCTGTga